CATTCTGCCCTTCGGCCTCCTTCCTGCCAAACCCAAGTTCAACCCATTCATGGATGTACGCCTTCATACCCACTCCCGGGAGCGCATTCTGTCTGAGATATCTCAGCCACAAATCGATCGCCTCGCGATCGGCATCATACACCTTGATCGCCCTCTTGTGTGTCCGGCGCTCAAAGTTTTCCtgtgccttcttcttcacgAACGGTGATTTTAACACGGTGTacaagctcttctccctAGGGAGGAAAGCAGGAAGGGAGGTTGGGATGTTGAGAGAGTGGGCAGAGTGGACTGCAAATTGGGATACGAGGTCGAGGTTATAAGGGTGGTGGGcttggaggtggagagtCGCGACGTGGATGCCGTGGGTTGGCGGGTGCGGGGTGACAGGAGGCATGGAAAGAAATTTTATGCCGGGAAGCGGAACCGGGAGGGCGGTTTCAGAGTTGCCGGGGGTGGTAGCCACGGGAGCATCATGGCGGGGGGTGGTTGTGCTGTAGAATGTGAGTAATGTAATTTGAGTTGTAGCGAGAGCAAGACACACCTCAGGTAGCGCGACGATGAAGCGGCGGCGTTGAGAGCAGCTGCGGGGCGGATGAAGGCGCGCGCCGAGAGCGCTGAGCGGGCCGCAGGGAGAGCCATGCTGGGGAGtcgaagacgaggaaaagaggatgtgGTTTTACAAGTGTCAACAGAGCGAGTTGCCGGCtggcgaggaaagaaagggcTGGGACGAAAAAGCAGTTCGAGTTTCGTCGGTC
This Cryptococcus neoformans var. neoformans JEC21 chromosome 9 sequence DNA region includes the following protein-coding sequences:
- a CDS encoding mitochondrial ribosomal protein, putative; amino-acid sequence: MALPAARSALSARAFIRPAAALNAAASSSRYLSTTTPRHDAPVATTPGNSETALPVPLPGIKFLSMPPVTPHPPTHGIHVATLHLQAHHPYNLDLVSQFAVHSAHSLNIPTSLPAFLPREKSLYTVLKSPFVKKKAQENFERRTHKRAIKVYDADREAIDLWLRYLRQNALPGVGMKAYIHEWVELGFGRKEAEGQNEIEMEVEEKRIQDAAAELVKALSEGEGEDQAEGVQKIVDAAREEKPAEKLKEEEAKSS